A DNA window from Novosphingobium sp. RL4 contains the following coding sequences:
- a CDS encoding alginate export family protein, which produces MPRLAPLAALAATLLPHLAHAEPTEAWQAPTLSITRYDEDWSDLADAEKRAHHWTGPFKYIPISDDVWLSTGIELRVRNENLENNLWGGADAPNDSYVWLRALPYADLHVGKVRAFVQPIASTSASVAPSPGPVDGTGIDLLQGFVEADLGPVTLRGGRQMLSLGTERLIGTRYGPNVPLAFDGLRADVTLGAAKVSLLAVRPVQARRGDFDDRTSPDKSLWGAYAALPGLDLYYLGYRNQAAHWGTRGGTETRHSLGARWHGSRDDWHWNVEGVYQFGRFADGPISAWTLGTELGRAFPEAPLAPDLTVRVNVVSGDKDKADNRLGTFNAMFPKGKYFGELSPVGPYNIVNAYSSLGLQLAPDISASLAAMAYWRASCGDGIYDIPGNLIRDAGDSRAKFVGKEVEATLAWQATAELELSASLSAFAPGAFIRETGSARTIHMLGLESNFRF; this is translated from the coding sequence GTGCCTAGGCTGGCCCCGCTTGCGGCGCTTGCCGCAACCCTTCTCCCCCATCTTGCCCATGCCGAACCCACCGAGGCCTGGCAGGCCCCGACCCTCTCGATCACCCGCTACGACGAGGACTGGTCCGACCTTGCCGACGCCGAAAAGCGCGCGCACCACTGGACCGGGCCGTTCAAGTACATCCCGATCAGCGATGACGTCTGGCTCTCCACCGGCATCGAACTGCGCGTGAGGAACGAGAACCTCGAAAACAACCTCTGGGGCGGGGCGGATGCGCCGAACGACAGCTACGTCTGGCTGCGCGCGCTGCCCTATGCGGACCTGCATGTCGGCAAAGTGCGTGCCTTCGTGCAGCCGATCGCCTCGACATCGGCCAGCGTCGCGCCTTCGCCGGGCCCGGTGGACGGCACCGGCATCGACCTGCTGCAAGGCTTCGTCGAGGCTGACCTCGGCCCCGTAACCCTGCGCGGCGGGCGGCAGATGCTCTCGCTCGGCACCGAACGGCTGATCGGCACCCGCTACGGTCCCAACGTGCCGCTCGCCTTCGATGGCCTGCGTGCGGACGTGACGCTGGGCGCCGCGAAAGTCAGCCTGCTGGCGGTCAGGCCCGTGCAGGCCCGCCGGGGCGACTTCGACGATCGCACTTCGCCCGACAAGTCGCTCTGGGGCGCCTATGCCGCGCTGCCGGGACTGGATCTCTACTATCTCGGCTATCGTAACCAAGCCGCCCACTGGGGCACGCGCGGGGGCACCGAAACCCGCCACAGTCTTGGCGCGCGCTGGCACGGCAGCCGCGACGACTGGCACTGGAACGTCGAGGGCGTCTATCAGTTCGGCCGTTTCGCGGATGGCCCGATCTCGGCCTGGACGCTGGGCACCGAACTCGGCCGCGCCTTCCCGGAAGCACCGCTCGCCCCCGACCTTACCGTTCGCGTCAATGTGGTGAGCGGGGACAAGGACAAGGCCGACAATCGCCTCGGCACGTTCAACGCGATGTTCCCCAAGGGCAAATACTTCGGCGAGCTTTCGCCGGTCGGCCCCTACAACATCGTCAACGCCTATTCCTCGCTGGGCCTGCAACTTGCCCCGGATATCTCGGCCAGCCTTGCTGCCATGGCCTACTGGCGCGCCTCGTGCGGGGACGGCATCTACGACATTCCCGGCAACCTGATCCGCGACGCGGGAGACAGCCGCGCGAAATTCGTCGGCAAGGAAGTGGAAGCGACGCTGGCCTGGCAGGCGACGGCGGAGCTCGAACTCTCCGCCTCGCTTTCCGCCTTCGCGCCGGGAGCCTTCATCCGCGAGACCGGCTCCGCCAGGACGATCCATATGCTCGGTCTCGAAAGCAATTTCCGGTTCTGA
- a CDS encoding DoxX family protein has protein sequence MSGTGTPKFVASVLDFAPTGFLARLLLVGAYLVGGLTKLTDWQGAVAEQAHFGLTPPALWAALTIAVELVGPLLILTNRLVWLGAGMLGVFTFFAATVANAFWAMPAGPERFGATNAFFEHMGLVGGFILVAILASRAKRRA, from the coding sequence ATGTCCGGCACCGGTACGCCCAAATTCGTCGCCTCGGTGCTGGATTTCGCGCCGACGGGCTTTCTTGCCCGCCTCCTGCTGGTGGGCGCCTATCTCGTCGGCGGGCTCACCAAGCTCACCGACTGGCAGGGCGCCGTGGCGGAGCAGGCCCACTTCGGCCTGACCCCGCCCGCGCTCTGGGCGGCGCTCACCATTGCGGTGGAGCTCGTCGGCCCGCTGCTGATCCTGACGAACCGCCTGGTCTGGCTGGGCGCGGGCATGCTGGGCGTGTTCACGTTCTTCGCCGCGACGGTCGCCAATGCCTTCTGGGCCATGCCCGCCGGACCCGAGCGCTTCGGGGCGACGAATGCCTTCTTCGAACACATGGGCCTCGTCGGCGGGTTCATTCTCGTGGCCATCCTAGCCTCCCGGGCGAAGCGACGTGCCTAG
- a CDS encoding glyoxalase: protein MKHFTLIIAAALVAASPAVTPAFAAPAADYAVGAQYDTTHVYVPQDQFDTFVSSFVATFGGTTSKQGEFQVTPTKSLTKSQLVLTPAGTVSVFGFKTPIPVPFGDERTGYLVTDLDAAVKSARSHGAVRRLETFPDPIGRDSVIQWPGGVNMQLYWHTAKPNYKALETVPENRVYLTADAADSFIKGWTGFAHGKITADDKAANGAEIGEPGKTIRRVSITSGYGKMVVYVSDGQLPWPYGRDMTGYAVSDLNATLARASAAGAETLVAPYSTGKRQAAIVRFPGGYIAEIHSGEVD from the coding sequence ATGAAGCACTTCACCCTGATCATCGCGGCCGCCCTGGTGGCCGCGAGCCCCGCAGTCACGCCTGCCTTCGCCGCTCCCGCAGCCGACTACGCCGTCGGCGCGCAGTACGACACCACCCATGTCTACGTGCCGCAGGACCAGTTCGACACGTTCGTTTCCAGCTTCGTCGCCACCTTCGGCGGCACCACCAGCAAGCAGGGCGAATTCCAGGTGACGCCGACGAAAAGCCTCACCAAGTCGCAGCTTGTGCTGACGCCTGCGGGCACCGTCTCGGTCTTCGGCTTCAAGACGCCGATCCCCGTTCCCTTCGGCGACGAGCGCACCGGCTATCTGGTGACCGACCTCGATGCGGCGGTGAAGTCTGCCCGCAGCCACGGGGCGGTGCGCCGTCTGGAGACCTTCCCCGATCCCATCGGCCGGGATTCGGTGATCCAGTGGCCGGGCGGCGTGAACATGCAGCTCTACTGGCACACCGCCAAGCCGAACTACAAGGCGCTTGAGACGGTCCCGGAAAACCGCGTCTATCTGACCGCCGATGCCGCCGACAGCTTCATCAAGGGCTGGACCGGCTTCGCCCACGGCAAGATCACCGCCGATGACAAGGCCGCCAATGGCGCCGAGATCGGCGAGCCCGGCAAGACCATCCGCCGCGTGTCGATCACCAGCGGCTATGGCAAGATGGTGGTCTACGTTTCGGACGGCCAGCTACCCTGGCCCTATGGCCGCGACATGACCGGCTATGCGGTGAGCGACCTCAATGCCACGCTCGCCAGGGCTTCGGCGGCAGGCGCGGAAACGCTGGTCGCGCCTTACAGCACAGGCAAGCGCCAGGCCGCCATCGTGCGCTTCCCCGGCGGCTACATCGCCGAGATCCACTCCGGTGAGGTTGACTGA
- the egtB gene encoding ergothioneine biosynthesis protein EgtB produces the protein MPDGGPDDDIHAIAARYAATRHLSRELVLGLNEADAAVQSMPDASPAKWHLAHTTWFFETFLLRDHVPGYRLFDPRWPFLFNSYYEAEGERMARPERGLLTRPALAEVMAYREHVDTAMRAALPELLARHGDLIELGIQHEQQHQELLLTDIKHLFSRNPLGPAYASASASRATPDGGALRWIEGQEGLARIGSLEDDPFAFDNETPRHPAWLAPHALASRPVTNGEWAEFIRDNGYGTAALWLSDGWDWTRREGIAAPLYWRGGSDEWEHFTLGGWLPVDPDAPVAHVSFYEADAFAAWAGARLPTEQEWEAAAHGRDPRGGVQLDTAGAVMPRAEAPAGDFASLFGNVWEWTGSAYRPWPGYRPAAGAVGEYNGKFMSGQFVLKGGSCATPRGHMRASYRNFFHPHQRWQFTGLRLARSL, from the coding sequence ATGCCCGATGGGGGACCTGACGACGACATCCACGCCATTGCTGCAAGGTACGCCGCGACCCGGCATCTCAGCCGCGAGCTCGTGCTGGGGCTGAACGAGGCGGACGCGGCGGTGCAGTCCATGCCGGATGCCTCGCCCGCCAAGTGGCATCTGGCGCATACGACGTGGTTCTTCGAGACTTTCCTGCTGCGCGATCACGTTCCCGGCTACCGCCTGTTCGACCCGCGCTGGCCGTTCCTGTTCAACAGCTATTACGAAGCCGAGGGCGAGCGGATGGCGCGGCCCGAACGCGGCCTGCTGACCCGGCCCGCCCTGGCCGAGGTCATGGCCTATCGCGAGCATGTCGACACGGCGATGCGCGCGGCGCTGCCGGAGCTTCTGGCGCGGCATGGCGACCTGATCGAGCTGGGCATCCAGCACGAGCAACAGCATCAGGAACTGCTGCTGACCGATATCAAGCACTTGTTCTCCCGCAATCCGCTCGGCCCGGCCTATGCATCCGCATCCGCTTCCCGGGCCACGCCGGACGGGGGGGCTCTGCGCTGGATCGAAGGGCAGGAAGGGCTGGCCCGGATCGGCAGTCTGGAGGACGATCCATTCGCCTTCGACAACGAAACGCCCCGGCACCCCGCATGGCTGGCTCCCCATGCACTGGCCAGTCGGCCGGTGACCAATGGTGAATGGGCGGAATTCATTCGCGACAATGGCTACGGCACCGCCGCGCTCTGGCTTTCCGACGGCTGGGACTGGACCCGGCGCGAAGGGATCGCGGCGCCGCTCTATTGGCGGGGCGGCAGCGATGAATGGGAGCATTTCACGCTTGGCGGCTGGCTTCCCGTCGATCCCGATGCGCCGGTCGCGCATGTCTCGTTCTATGAAGCCGATGCTTTCGCGGCATGGGCGGGCGCCCGCCTGCCTACCGAGCAGGAATGGGAAGCGGCCGCGCATGGCCGCGATCCGCGCGGCGGCGTGCAACTGGACACCGCAGGCGCGGTCATGCCCCGTGCCGAAGCGCCGGCGGGAGATTTCGCCTCGCTGTTCGGGAACGTCTGGGAATGGACCGGCTCGGCCTATCGCCCGTGGCCCGGCTATCGCCCGGCGGCGGGCGCCGTGGGCGAGTACAACGGCAAGTTCATGTCGGGCCAGTTCGTCCTCAAGGGCGGCAGCTGCGCCACCCCGCGCGGCCACATGCGTGCGTCCTACCGCAATTTCTTCCATCCTCACCAGCGCTGGCAGTTCACCGGCCTGCGCCTTGCCAGGAGTCTCTGA
- a CDS encoding response regulator transcription factor encodes MVPQPVTPATPASIADRASGTVLIVDDDPEMRSALGSLLRVEGFCPQGFASSQAVLDAPLPDRECCLIADVRLPGIGGLELYEQLKRRGDEIPVVFMTGHPDVALSVRAMKAGAMDFLPKPFGDQQMIDAVDAALAFDRDRRELTHRHRAVAERFAALTGRERQVMEGVVRGLMNKQIAWELEISEITVKLHRSSLMKKMQLRSVPDLVRASQVIEARSAA; translated from the coding sequence GTGGTTCCCCAACCCGTCACCCCCGCCACGCCCGCCTCGATTGCCGACAGGGCATCGGGCACGGTCCTGATCGTCGATGACGATCCCGAAATGCGCTCGGCGCTGGGCAGCCTGCTGCGTGTGGAAGGGTTTTGCCCGCAGGGGTTCGCATCCTCGCAGGCCGTGCTGGATGCGCCGCTTCCCGACCGCGAATGCTGCCTCATCGCCGACGTGCGCCTGCCGGGCATCGGCGGGCTCGAACTGTACGAGCAGCTCAAGCGGCGGGGCGACGAGATCCCGGTCGTGTTCATGACCGGCCATCCCGACGTGGCGCTATCGGTGCGGGCGATGAAGGCGGGGGCGATGGATTTCCTGCCCAAGCCCTTTGGCGACCAGCAGATGATCGATGCCGTCGATGCAGCGCTCGCGTTCGACCGGGACAGGCGGGAACTGACCCATCGCCACCGCGCGGTCGCGGAACGCTTCGCGGCCCTCACAGGGCGCGAACGGCAAGTGATGGAAGGCGTGGTGCGGGGCCTGATGAACAAGCAGATCGCCTGGGAGCTGGAGATCAGCGAGATCACCGTGAAGCTCCACCGCTCCAGCCTGATGAAGAAGATGCAGCTCCGCTCCGTCCCAGACCTCGTCCGTGCCTCGCAAGTGATCGAGGCCCGATCGGCCGCCTGA
- a CDS encoding amidohydrolase, which translates to MTDTIIVNARITTLDRENPQAEAVAIRDGKFLTVGSEQEVRAAAPEATVIDARGHRLIPGLIDSHMHIIRGGLNFNMELRWDGVTSLSEAMAMLKKQVDNTPAPQWVRVVGGFTEHQFAEKRLPTIAELNAVAPDTPVFILHLYDRALLNAAALRVVGYTKDTPNPPGGEIVRDANGNPTGLLLAQPNATILYSTLAKGPKLPPEYQINSTRHFMREVNALGVTGVIDAGGGFQNYPDDYDIIEKLHADDQLTVRISYNLFTQKPKEELADFSGWVKQVSPGQGDDTYRHNGAGEMLVYSAADFEDFRVERPDMPPSMEGDLEPVIRLLAEHRWPWRLHATYDETIGRALDVYEKVNRDIPLEGINWFFDHAETISDRNIDRIAALGGGIAVQHRMAYQGEDFVERYGAKAAERTPPIARMLAAGIPVGGGTDATRVASYNPWVSLSWLVTGRTVGGLSLYRGDNRVSREKALRMWTHENTWFSNEVGKKGQIKAGQLADLALLSDDYFSVPDNEIVHIRSILTLLGGKVVHGEGDYRPLAPQLPRPMPDWSPVATFGGYYQTPEAKQKLASACGCASSCGVHGHDHAAALGANVPAADVQTFWGSLGCGCWAV; encoded by the coding sequence ATGACCGACACGATCATCGTCAACGCCAGGATCACCACGCTGGACCGGGAGAACCCGCAAGCCGAAGCCGTGGCGATCCGCGACGGCAAGTTCCTGACCGTGGGCAGCGAGCAGGAAGTGCGCGCCGCCGCTCCCGAAGCGACGGTTATCGATGCCAGGGGGCACCGCCTGATCCCAGGCCTGATCGACAGCCACATGCACATCATCCGCGGCGGGCTGAACTTCAACATGGAGCTGCGCTGGGACGGCGTGACCAGCCTGTCCGAAGCGATGGCGATGCTGAAGAAGCAGGTCGACAACACGCCCGCCCCGCAGTGGGTTCGCGTGGTCGGCGGCTTCACCGAGCACCAGTTCGCCGAAAAGCGCCTGCCGACCATCGCGGAACTGAACGCGGTGGCGCCCGATACGCCGGTGTTCATCCTCCACCTCTACGACCGTGCGCTGCTGAACGCCGCTGCCTTGCGTGTCGTCGGCTATACCAAGGACACGCCGAACCCGCCGGGCGGCGAGATCGTGCGCGATGCGAATGGCAACCCCACTGGCCTGCTGCTGGCCCAGCCCAACGCGACGATCCTCTATTCCACGCTGGCGAAGGGACCGAAGCTTCCGCCCGAATACCAGATCAACTCCACCCGCCACTTCATGCGCGAAGTCAACGCGCTGGGCGTGACCGGGGTGATCGATGCGGGGGGCGGTTTCCAGAACTATCCCGACGATTACGACATCATCGAAAAGCTCCACGCCGACGACCAGCTGACCGTGCGCATCAGCTACAACCTCTTCACGCAGAAGCCGAAAGAGGAACTGGCGGACTTTTCGGGCTGGGTGAAGCAGGTCAGCCCCGGACAGGGCGACGACACCTACCGGCATAACGGCGCGGGCGAGATGCTGGTCTATTCCGCCGCCGACTTCGAGGACTTCCGCGTCGAACGCCCCGACATGCCGCCCAGCATGGAAGGCGATCTGGAACCCGTCATCCGCCTGCTTGCCGAGCACCGCTGGCCCTGGCGCCTTCACGCGACTTATGACGAGACGATCGGCCGTGCGCTCGACGTCTACGAGAAGGTCAACCGCGACATCCCGCTCGAAGGCATCAACTGGTTCTTCGACCATGCCGAGACCATTTCGGATCGCAATATCGACCGTATCGCCGCGCTCGGCGGGGGCATCGCGGTGCAGCACCGCATGGCCTATCAGGGCGAGGATTTCGTCGAGCGCTACGGCGCCAAGGCGGCCGAACGCACCCCGCCGATTGCCCGGATGCTGGCTGCCGGCATCCCCGTGGGCGGCGGCACCGACGCCACCCGCGTCGCCAGCTACAACCCCTGGGTCTCGCTTTCGTGGCTCGTCACCGGACGCACCGTGGGCGGCCTCTCGCTCTATCGCGGCGACAACCGCGTCAGCCGCGAAAAGGCGCTGCGCATGTGGACGCACGAGAACACCTGGTTCTCGAACGAAGTGGGCAAGAAGGGCCAGATCAAGGCGGGCCAGCTGGCCGACCTCGCGCTGCTTTCCGACGACTACTTCAGCGTCCCCGATAACGAGATCGTCCACATCCGCTCGATCCTGACGCTGCTGGGCGGCAAGGTGGTGCACGGCGAGGGCGACTATCGCCCGCTCGCGCCGCAGCTGCCGCGCCCGATGCCGGACTGGTCGCCGGTCGCCACCTTCGGCGGCTATTACCAGACGCCGGAAGCCAAGCAGAAGCTGGCCTCTGCCTGCGGCTGCGCCAGTTCCTGCGGCGTCCACGGGCACGACCATGCCGCCGCGCTCGGCGCCAATGTTCCCGCCGCCGATGTCCAGACTTTCTGGGGCTCGCTCGGCTGCGGTTGCTGGGCGGTCTGA
- a CDS encoding YoaK family protein has translation MTATPAASPIKSTLPRLLLLLSATTGLVDAASVLGLGKVFTANMTGNVVFLGFAAAGTPGFKVVPAVMALLAFMVGAFGAGRLARAHVDLPLRRWLLWAAVVEAALLWIAAAISTRIDIAAQAPEIAVLSVIVLTGFAMGLRNATVRSLKVPDLTTTVLTLTITGIAADQVGGRSPNFLRRFAAVLSIFLGAAVGATLLLHVGLAVPLILAGAIVLGATLLFARDPASAAPHRP, from the coding sequence ATGACCGCAACACCCGCCGCTTCCCCCATCAAGTCCACCCTGCCGCGCCTGCTGTTGCTGCTTTCCGCCACCACCGGTCTGGTCGATGCGGCTTCGGTGCTGGGTCTCGGCAAGGTCTTTACCGCCAACATGACCGGCAACGTCGTGTTCCTCGGCTTCGCGGCGGCGGGAACGCCCGGTTTCAAGGTTGTGCCGGCGGTCATGGCGCTGCTGGCCTTCATGGTGGGCGCCTTTGGGGCGGGACGCCTTGCCCGCGCCCATGTGGACCTGCCGCTGCGCCGCTGGCTGCTCTGGGCCGCCGTGGTCGAAGCCGCGCTGCTGTGGATCGCTGCCGCCATTTCCACCAGGATCGACATCGCCGCGCAGGCGCCGGAGATCGCGGTGCTTTCGGTGATCGTGCTGACCGGTTTCGCCATGGGTCTGCGCAATGCGACCGTGCGCTCGCTCAAGGTGCCCGACCTGACCACCACCGTATTGACGCTGACGATCACCGGCATCGCCGCCGATCAGGTGGGAGGACGCTCTCCCAATTTCCTGCGCCGCTTCGCCGCCGTGCTTTCGATCTTCCTCGGCGCCGCCGTGGGTGCCACGCTGCTGCTCCATGTCGGACTGGCGGTTCCGCTGATCCTGGCCGGTGCCATCGTGCTGGGTGCAACGCTGCTGTTTGCCCGCGATCCGGCCTCCGCCGCGCCGCACAGGCCCTGA
- the egtD gene encoding L-histidine N(alpha)-methyltransferase — protein sequence MFTAPRSDEIFTEQRLTPRTFQPDPAFREDVLNGLEQAGKAIPARWFYDMRGSQLFEAITQVPEYYPTRTETALLHAHVAAVAERLGADATVVEFGSGSSIKTRILLKALPRATYVPIDICGEFLDEACLALQGLFPALRIVPVEADFMNPVSLPLRREGRAMLGFFPGSTIGNLTPFAAVDLLRSMRETLGEQAHLLIGIDRVKDPARLVSAYDDAGGVTALFNLNLLQRINRELGGTIPVGEFRHVARWNEDASRIEMHLQARRAIRFEVAGQGFHMESGETIHTENCHKYRPGELRLLLAASGWGEVEHWSDAGGDFSLVLAQGGGD from the coding sequence ATGTTCACGGCCCCCCGGAGCGACGAGATCTTTACCGAACAGCGCCTTACTCCCCGGACGTTCCAGCCCGATCCTGCCTTTCGCGAAGATGTGCTGAACGGGCTGGAGCAGGCAGGCAAGGCGATCCCGGCGCGCTGGTTCTACGACATGCGCGGATCGCAGCTTTTCGAGGCGATCACCCAGGTTCCGGAATATTACCCCACCCGCACCGAAACCGCGCTGCTTCACGCCCATGTGGCGGCGGTCGCGGAAAGGCTTGGCGCCGATGCCACGGTGGTGGAGTTCGGCTCGGGCAGTTCGATCAAGACCCGCATCCTGCTCAAGGCGCTGCCCCGCGCGACATATGTGCCGATCGACATCTGCGGCGAGTTCCTCGACGAGGCCTGCCTGGCGCTGCAGGGGCTGTTTCCCGCGCTGCGGATCGTGCCGGTGGAGGCCGATTTCATGAACCCGGTGTCCTTGCCGCTGCGGCGCGAGGGCAGGGCGATGCTCGGGTTCTTCCCGGGATCGACGATCGGCAACCTCACGCCTTTCGCCGCCGTGGACCTGCTGCGTTCGATGCGCGAGACGCTGGGCGAGCAGGCGCATCTCCTGATCGGGATCGATCGAGTCAAGGACCCGGCGCGACTGGTATCGGCTTATGACGACGCGGGCGGGGTGACGGCGCTGTTCAACCTCAACCTCCTCCAGCGCATCAACCGCGAGCTTGGGGGCACTATCCCGGTCGGCGAATTCCGCCATGTCGCGCGCTGGAACGAGGATGCCAGCCGGATCGAGATGCACTTGCAGGCGCGCCGGGCGATCCGTTTCGAGGTGGCGGGACAAGGCTTCCACATGGAAAGCGGCGAGACTATCCATACCGAGAATTGCCACAAGTACCGCCCCGGAGAACTCCGCCTGCTGCTCGCCGCCAGCGGATGGGGCGAGGTGGAGCACTGGAGCGATGCCGGGGGCGACTTCTCGCTGGTGCTGGCGCAAGGGGGCGGTGACTGA
- a CDS encoding response regulator transcription factor, with product MDMPASGETTSAPATAPEAPIRVLVIDDHPLLRDGVMAVLGTQHDMALIGMGEDGEAAVALYRELRPDVMLLDLQMPGIDGLTAMARILAEFPQARVLVLTTYSGDGRALRALKAGAAGYLLKNSLRTELLDAIRCIHRGEMHFDAGLVSADGSRQAASESPPHLTARESDVLELAAAGNSNKQIAGRLSLSEETVKGYMKAIFARLGAMDRTHAVAIAVRNGLIEL from the coding sequence ATGGACATGCCCGCTTCTGGCGAAACCACCTCCGCACCGGCAACAGCCCCGGAAGCGCCGATCCGCGTGCTCGTGATCGACGATCATCCGCTGCTGCGCGACGGCGTCATGGCGGTGCTGGGCACGCAGCACGACATGGCACTGATCGGCATGGGAGAGGACGGCGAGGCCGCCGTGGCGCTCTACCGCGAGCTTCGCCCCGACGTCATGCTGCTGGATCTCCAGATGCCGGGCATCGACGGGCTGACCGCGATGGCGCGCATCCTTGCGGAATTTCCGCAGGCCCGCGTGCTGGTGCTGACGACCTATTCGGGTGACGGCCGGGCCCTGCGCGCGCTCAAGGCGGGCGCCGCAGGCTATCTGCTCAAGAACAGCCTGCGGACCGAACTTCTCGACGCCATCCGCTGCATTCACCGGGGCGAGATGCATTTCGACGCCGGTCTGGTCAGCGCGGACGGTTCGAGACAGGCCGCCTCCGAAAGCCCCCCTCACCTCACCGCTCGCGAAAGCGACGTGCTGGAACTGGCGGCGGCGGGCAACTCCAACAAGCAGATCGCCGGCCGGCTCTCTCTCTCGGAAGAGACGGTGAAGGGATATATGAAGGCGATCTTCGCGCGGCTGGGGGCGATGGATCGCACCCATGCCGTGGCGATTGCCGTGCGAAACGGCCTGATCGAGCTTTAG